The genomic interval GGGTCATGATATTTGGATCAGCTGTGAAGCTCGGCAAATTATTGAGAAATCAATTATACAGTCATTTTACGAAAATGTCTCAATCCTTTTATCAGCGAAATCGAACAGGGGACTTAATGGCCCATGCGACGAATGATATTCAAGCGATTCAGCAGACTGCAGGACAGGGAGTTCTTACGCTAGTCGATTCGTTAGCAACAGGAGGATTTGTGATTATTGCAATGGCGACAACCATTAGTTGGAAACTAACACTTATTTGTTTGTTACCAATGCCATTAATGGCAATATTAACTAGCTATTATGGTTCTTTAATACATAAATATTTTCATCAGGCACAGGCTGCTTTTTCTTCTTTAAATGACAAGACACAAGAAAGTATTTCGGGTATAAAGGTATTAAAAACATTTGGGCAAGAAAAAGAAGATATCGAGGATTTTCGCAAGTCATCCCTTGATATAGTGGATAAAAATATAAAAGTTGCGCGAGTGGATGCGTTATATGATCCAACTATCACAATTATTGTTAGCATATCCTTCTTTTTAGCGATTGTTTTTGGTTCTCGTTATGTAATTAATGGAGAATTAAGCTTAGGACAGCTCGTTTCCTTTACTACTTATCTTGGACTTCTGATTTGGCCAATGCTGGCATTTGGTTGGCTCTTTAATATTATGGAAAGAGGAAGAGCTTCCTATGATCGTGTTACCGCATTGCTAGAAACAAAGGTTGATATTATCAATCAGCCAATACCTATCAAAACCCATCTAGCTGGAGATATTGTCTATGATTTAAAATATTTTTCCTATAACAATAAAGTAGATGTTCTTCAAGATATTCATTTTCGGTTAAAGCGTGGGCAGACACTTGGAATCGTTGGAAAAACAGGAGCTGGGAAAACGACACTCTTAAAATTATTATTTAGAGAATATGACCAATATGAAGGAAAGATTATGATTAACGGTACTGAAATTAAAGAAATAGACTTAGATACCTTAAGAGGTACGATTGGCTATGTGCCACAGGAGCATTTTCTTTTTTCGGCTAGTGTCAAAGAAAATATCGCATTTACTAATCCAAAAGCTTCGGATTCAGCTATTCATCAGGCGGCAGTATTAGCAAATATTCACGAGGATATTCTTCTGTTTACAGATGGATATGACACCGTAGTTGGAGAACGAGGGGTTTCTTTATCTGGGGGACAAAAACAGCGGATTTCGATCGCGAGAGCCCTTCTTATGAATCCGGAAATTCTTATTCTAGATGATTCACTTTCCGCAGTGGATGCAAAAACCGAAGAAAGTATACTTTCTGCCTTGAGGGAAAATCGGGAAGGGAAAACAACAATCATCACTTCCCATCGATTAAGTGCTATTGAACATGCAGACCTTATCATTGTATTAGATGAAGGGCGAATTATTCAAAGTGGGGACCATCAAAAGCTTGTAAAGGAAACTGGATGGTATAAAGAAATGTATCATCGCCAAGCTTTAGAAGTAATGGTCAGCATGGGGGATACAAATGGATAAGACAATTAAACTGACGAGTGAGCAGCAGAGAAAAGTATTATATCGTTTATTAGGATATATAAAGCCACATAAAAAAGCAGTAATGATTGCTTTCGGTCTTTTACTTTTATCGACATTGGGAGAATTAGCAGGACCATATTTAATTAAAATTTTTATTGATGATTATTTAACACCAAGAAATTTAGAAGTACAGCCATTGATGGTATTAGGAGTTACCTATATTCTCATTCAAATCATGAATGTGGTAATTATGTACTTTCAATTGTTTAAGTTTCAGGAAATAGCTTTATATATTATCCAACAGCTCCGAGTGGATATATTTTCGAAGATTCATACACTTGGCCTGCGATATTTTGACAAAATACCGGCAGGAAGCACTGTTTCGAGAGTCACTAATGATACAGAAGCTATTAAAGATATGTTTGTGAGCGTTCTTGCAACCTTTATCCAAAGTGGGTTTATGATTTTTGGAATTATTATTGCGATGTTTGTTTTAAATGTAAAGCTTGGTGC from Niallia sp. FSL W8-0635 carries:
- a CDS encoding ABC transporter transmembrane domain-containing protein, coding for MKVFFDLKWYFMQEKKAYFGGIILLIFVAVLQLIPPRVVGIVVDHIQGRTLNWTILLQWLGILVVSAIAMYVLRYYWRVMIFGSAVKLGKLLRNQLYSHFTKMSQSFYQRNRTGDLMAHATNDIQAIQQTAGQGVLTLVDSLATGGFVIIAMATTISWKLTLICLLPMPLMAILTSYYGSLIHKYFHQAQAAFSSLNDKTQESISGIKVLKTFGQEKEDIEDFRKSSLDIVDKNIKVARVDALYDPTITIIVSISFFLAIVFGSRYVINGELSLGQLVSFTTYLGLLIWPMLAFGWLFNIMERGRASYDRVTALLETKVDIINQPIPIKTHLAGDIVYDLKYFSYNNKVDVLQDIHFRLKRGQTLGIVGKTGAGKTTLLKLLFREYDQYEGKIMINGTEIKEIDLDTLRGTIGYVPQEHFLFSASVKENIAFTNPKASDSAIHQAAVLANIHEDILLFTDGYDTVVGERGVSLSGGQKQRISIARALLMNPEILILDDSLSAVDAKTEESILSALRENREGKTTIITSHRLSAIEHADLIIVLDEGRIIQSGDHQKLVKETGWYKEMYHRQALEVMVSMGDTNG